A region of Rahnella aceris DNA encodes the following proteins:
- a CDS encoding alpha/beta fold hydrolase, giving the protein MRTETVHCGPYRSRVLISQGPMQAAKKALVLHGWGGHPLMLAQAKDILLAQGYEVYLPFLLGHDPQTPAPCDFPAQCQLLLTLQNTFGAFDTVVAHSAGGLITALSASLGFRFSRLVLMSVPASFTSLLQHYLRQNHLPESYLAPLCAWYQARFPAPEMPATDSLFALGDIPALILQGQQDTRINPADAWKIHRQLPGSQLALIEHTGHLGVLTHQRTHYELNAFLRTANADPEKRSHYVGSH; this is encoded by the coding sequence ATGAGAACGGAAACAGTGCATTGCGGGCCATATCGCAGCCGGGTGCTGATCAGTCAAGGTCCGATGCAGGCGGCAAAAAAAGCGCTTGTGTTACATGGCTGGGGCGGTCATCCCCTGATGCTGGCGCAGGCTAAAGATATTCTGCTGGCGCAGGGATATGAAGTGTATCTGCCGTTTTTACTCGGACATGATCCGCAAACGCCAGCCCCCTGTGATTTTCCCGCACAGTGCCAGTTACTGCTCACCCTGCAAAATACCTTTGGTGCTTTCGACACCGTCGTTGCCCATTCTGCTGGCGGGCTGATCACCGCCTTGTCGGCATCTCTCGGCTTTCGCTTCAGCCGGCTGGTGCTGATGTCAGTTCCGGCCTCGTTTACCAGCCTGTTGCAACACTATCTGCGGCAAAATCATCTGCCTGAATCTTATCTTGCCCCGCTGTGCGCGTGGTATCAGGCCCGCTTCCCGGCACCGGAGATGCCCGCAACGGACTCGCTTTTTGCGCTGGGCGACATCCCTGCACTGATACTTCAGGGTCAGCAGGACACCAGAATCAATCCGGCCGATGCGTGGAAAATTCACCGTCAGTTACCCGGCAGCCAACTGGCATTGATAGAGCATACCGGCCATCTGGGTGTGCTGACTCATCAACGGACACACTACGAATTAAACGCCTTTCTCCGTACGGCAAACGCTGATCCTGAAAAAAGGAGCCACTATGTTGGGTCACATTGA
- a CDS encoding acyl-CoA dehydrogenase family protein, producing MKSFYDHPSDADFFTPDAQAQAIADKLRQITSPDDTRAVISQWSQAAAFNLLGVPAEYPSHKPHLQAYQHIRLTERYRLYEKVAFISPILMFSAPGPGMAAFAVSGLGTEQQQDAFFSRFQQTLSWSCFAMTEPAQGSDAGAMETTASPVDGGYLLCGRKMFIGNGMIADTGVIFARTAPGPLGINAFIFNPQSAEISRYALELNGLKGTNLAHMQFDDLFIPEADMLGRHLKPTERFAKSAIATFDALRPCVGALALGVARRALHEWQHERRLTPSQSAWLSQMERRWLVVYHHGLRVCQQTEDKLAPENHPGMVKTSCVILAEELICGLIHRTPARDMRLLNTLWQAFRDVKAFEYTEGTRQIHRLNQGFSRPQEVNTCL from the coding sequence ATGAAATCATTTTACGATCACCCATCAGACGCGGATTTTTTCACGCCGGATGCCCAGGCGCAGGCGATTGCCGATAAGCTCCGCCAGATAACCTCGCCGGACGACACGCGGGCGGTCATCAGCCAGTGGTCGCAGGCTGCGGCGTTTAATCTCCTCGGCGTGCCCGCTGAATACCCGTCACACAAGCCACATCTTCAGGCTTATCAGCACATCCGTTTGACTGAGCGCTACCGGCTCTATGAAAAAGTGGCCTTTATCTCCCCGATACTCATGTTTTCGGCTCCCGGCCCCGGCATGGCGGCTTTTGCCGTCTCCGGGCTGGGGACAGAACAACAACAGGATGCTTTTTTTAGCCGCTTTCAGCAGACCTTAAGCTGGTCATGTTTTGCGATGACTGAACCGGCGCAGGGAAGCGATGCAGGTGCCATGGAAACCACGGCGTCGCCGGTTGACGGCGGGTATCTGCTCTGCGGGAGAAAAATGTTCATCGGCAACGGCATGATTGCCGATACCGGTGTGATATTTGCCCGCACAGCACCCGGACCTCTGGGTATTAATGCTTTTATTTTTAATCCGCAGTCAGCAGAAATTTCCCGCTACGCACTGGAATTAAACGGGTTGAAAGGCACTAACCTTGCGCACATGCAGTTTGATGATCTGTTTATCCCTGAAGCAGACATGTTGGGCAGGCATCTGAAGCCGACGGAGCGGTTTGCAAAATCCGCCATCGCCACATTCGATGCCCTGCGTCCTTGCGTCGGCGCGCTGGCGCTGGGTGTCGCGCGGCGCGCACTGCACGAATGGCAACATGAGCGGCGACTGACACCTTCGCAGTCTGCCTGGCTGTCGCAGATGGAACGCCGCTGGCTGGTGGTCTATCACCACGGGCTGCGGGTCTGCCAGCAAACCGAAGATAAGCTTGCGCCGGAAAATCATCCCGGAATGGTAAAAACCAGTTGCGTGATCCTGGCGGAAGAGCTGATTTGCGGACTGATTCACCGTACACCGGCCAGAGATATGCGTCTGCTAAACACACTATGGCAGGCCTTCCGGGATGTGAAAGCCTTTGAATACACTGAGGGAACGCGGCAGATCCACCGTTTAAATCAGGGGTTTTCCCGGCCGCAAGAGGTGAACACATGCCTGTAA
- a CDS encoding 3-oxoacyl-[acyl-carrier-protein] synthase III C-terminal domain-containing protein, protein MLGHIESLTVYIPEQRKSLAEVAPALQLSPLDIRMFSRFYGLANFPRQPGSLDDLLRPLLKQFTDHHADWLPRIKHVVHAHTLPGIRPFDLSGKALLDEAGFADDTHYTSLTMGHCSTSLSAVEYVCSRIKTGEYALLLVGEKAFHPKVELIDDTTIMGEAACAVLLSRAGERCKVTARYSMQAGEFSQHRGNESGKESRFASVYFSFIATAMRNALEHFGHTAGSLDWIAPHNVNLSSWQKLADELNIPRQTLFLENVPRYGHCFGADPYLNLATLIRQKRLSPGNHVMLVSVGMGATFSSLLLVLSAGNEIPVFCNLEQFPDIKQD, encoded by the coding sequence ATGTTGGGTCACATTGAATCCCTGACGGTCTACATTCCTGAACAACGGAAATCACTGGCGGAAGTCGCGCCCGCGCTGCAACTGAGTCCGCTGGATATCAGAATGTTTTCCCGCTTTTACGGGCTGGCAAATTTCCCACGCCAGCCGGGTTCACTTGATGATCTGTTGCGCCCGTTGTTAAAGCAGTTCACCGACCATCACGCTGATTGGCTCCCCCGCATTAAACATGTGGTGCATGCCCATACGCTGCCCGGCATTCGCCCTTTCGACCTGTCGGGCAAAGCCCTGCTCGACGAGGCCGGATTTGCTGACGACACCCATTACACCTCGCTGACGATGGGGCATTGTTCGACGTCATTGTCAGCCGTGGAATATGTTTGCAGCCGGATTAAAACGGGGGAATATGCTTTGTTGCTGGTCGGCGAAAAGGCCTTTCACCCCAAAGTCGAACTGATCGACGATACCACCATTATGGGCGAAGCGGCCTGCGCCGTTCTGCTCAGTCGCGCCGGGGAACGCTGCAAAGTGACCGCCAGATACAGCATGCAGGCGGGAGAATTCAGTCAGCATCGCGGAAATGAATCAGGTAAGGAATCACGCTTCGCCAGCGTTTATTTTTCTTTTATCGCCACCGCGATGCGCAATGCTCTGGAACATTTCGGGCATACTGCCGGTTCACTTGACTGGATTGCACCGCATAATGTGAATTTATCGTCATGGCAGAAACTTGCTGACGAACTGAATATTCCGCGGCAAACACTATTTCTCGAAAACGTGCCACGTTATGGTCATTGTTTCGGCGCAGATCCTTATCTGAATTTGGCGACATTGATCCGTCAGAAAAGATTATCGCCCGGCAATCATGTGATGCTGGTGAGCGTAGGAATGGGCGCGACCTTCTCTTCATTGCTGCTGGTATTATCAGCCGGTAATGAAATTCCGGTATTTTGCAATTTGGAGCAATTTCCAGATATTAAGCAGGATTAA